Genomic segment of Aster yellows witches'-broom phytoplasma AYWB:
ATGAAATTAAAGATTTGTGAACTTGTTATTAATTCTGATAAAATTAATAAAACTAAAATAGAAAATATTTTAGAACTTAAAAAAAAAGCCATTCAAAATTATGCCTATATTTTACATGATAAAGATATTTATCAAAATGAAAAAGAGGCTACATTGAATGGTAAAAATATAGGGGATCTAAAAAAACCTCATTGGCATATATATTTAAGATTTAATTATGCACATGATACAAAACATATTTCTCAATGGTTTAATACACAGGATAATTTTGTTTCCAAAATAAAAGGTAGATTTAGTGATGCTTTAATGTATATGATTCATGCTAATCGTTCTGATAAACATCAATATGACGAAAAAGCAGTGGTTAGTAAGTTCGACTGGAAATCGGAAGCACAACAAGATATTTTCCTGCGTGAATATAAAATAGACTCCCGTTTAGAAGAGATTTTATCTAAAATACAATCAGGAGAAATAAAAGAGTGCAACAGCACTAACCACATTTCTATTATAGAGAATAATATTTATTCTTCAGCAATAGAAGAAGCAGTTAAGTATAGAAACAATACTTTGAAAGGAATGGATAGACAAATGGAATGTGTTTTTATTACAGGTTTAAGTGGTTGTGGTAAAACTACGTTAGCTAAAAAAATAGCTAAAAATAAAAAATATCAAACTTATATTTCATCAGGTAGTAATGATGTTTTAGATGATTATAGTAGAGGCGAAGAATGTATTATTTTAGATGACCTACGTTCTAATTGTCTAGGTTTATCAGACTTATTAAAAATGTTAGATAATAATACTTCATCTTCAGTTAAGAGTCGTTATAAAAATAAAGTTTTAGAATGTAAATTAATTATTATTACAACAGTTAAAAGTATTGATGATTTTTTTGAAGATATTTTCAAAAAAGATGAAAGCATTATTCAATTAAAACGTCGTTGTAAATTACATATTAAAATAGATTCTAAATATATTTATTCTAGTATTTGGAATCCATTGGAAATGAAATATGATTTAATAGATAAAAAACCTAATAATTTATTAAATGAATTTCAATTAAAAACTTTGTCAAAAAAAGAAGCAAAAGAGTTTATTAAACAAATAACTAATACAGATGATATTTAAATTATTTCTATACTTAAATGTTTTTTTTTGATTGTTTTTATGTGTATTTTACTAGGTTTTTTGATATAATATAAGTGTATTCACAGCAACAATAATTAATAATTAATAATTTATAACATTTTTATATGTTAAAATAATTATGACCTTATATATATGTTCGTTGCTGTGCGTATATGTAGGGTCATTTTTGTTTTGTAAAGCTCACATTAAAATATAAAAAAAATAGTTATATAAATCAACCCTCTTCGCAAAAGAAACGATTTATATAACTATCATGAAAGGATGCATTAAATGCAAAACCTTAATTTAAACATAGACGCATTTATTGATAAAATAAATTACTATGTTACTTATATTATAACATTTTTAAAATATGTTTTTAACAGTATTATTGCAATCAAAAACGTTGATTTCAGTTTATTCAATATACCAAATAGTATAGGAATAATTTGTCATTTTCTTTTTGCTATTTTTTGCATTTTAATCTTTATCACCTTGTTAGTTTTTTTAGGTTCTATATGGAATATTATTAAAACAATAATCAAATGGATTTTATATCCGTTTAAATTATTATTTAAATTAATTAAATGGATTTTCTCACCTAAATCAGAATTAAAACAACCAATTAAAACTAATAACTTGAATCAATATGATTTAAACAAATTACAAAGAAAGATAAATGATTTAGAATACAAACTTAATTTACAAAAAAGACAAAATGTAATTAAACCATTTGAAAACAAATATCAAAAAAGAGGTTAAATTATGAAAAACAATAATCACAAAAACCCAAAAAATAAAATATTTATCATTTGGGGTTTATTTATTAGTGGAGTTATTCTTGTTCTTTTAATGCTTCTTTTATTAGCTATTAATAAACCTCAACCTAAAACTGATACCCAAAATCAACAACATTTACAATCTAATATTAATGCCGAACAAGAACAACAAACCTATAATAGGGTTATTAATAAGATAGAATCTGAAATAGATAAATTAACCCAACAACAAGAACAAACTCCATTACTTAAATATCCTCCTAAAATAAGATATTATGATGATGGAATAAAGATCTTTTCCATAGAAAAATATAATCAAGATACAGGTAAATTAATTAAAGACATTTATTATAAAAATGATGGAGAAACAATAGAATATACTGTTGATTACAATTCTGATGGTTCTATCTTAAACACTTTTTATAACCCAGACGGAACTGTTAGAGACACTTATCATTCTAATGAATAAAAAAAGAAAAATTATATTAAAGATTTGGATTATATTTATATCAATTCTTATTTTAATCATGTTATTTCTTTTAGGTTTAAGATTACCTAAATTACTTAAATCAAAACAACAAAAAACTGAAAATCAAGTTCAAAACCAATCTCAATATCAAATCCAATATATTCATGATACTAATAAGGTTCAAAATATTGTTAGATTATTAACTGAATTAAAAACATTAAAACAATTAAAAAACAAACAATTACAAAAACAAGTTGAAAAACAAAAAGAAACTCAACCAATAAATAATTTAGATTTCTTTGACCCTAAGTTTCAAAATGAACTTTATCATAAACTTAGTAAAAGTATGGATGAGCAAATGAGTCAATTTTCTCAAAAAGATTTTGTTTCATCTGAAATTCCATTTGAACAATTAAATGACAATAATAAATTAGTTAAAGATATCGCAGTTGTAAGTTTAACTATTGGTGCAGGAGTTATTAGCTGTGTAGTTCTAGCTCCTATTTTTGCATCTGTAGGTCCAATTGCAGCTCCTGTTGCTTTATTACTTTAATATTAAGAAAGGAG
This window contains:
- a CDS encoding DUF2963 domain-containing protein, which gives rise to MKNNNHKNPKNKIFIIWGLFISGVILVLLMLLLLAINKPQPKTDTQNQQHLQSNINAEQEQQTYNRVINKIESEIDKLTQQQEQTPLLKYPPKIRYYDDGIKIFSIEKYNQDTGKLIKDIYYKNDGETIEYTVDYNSDGSILNTFYNPDGTVRDTYHSNE
- a CDS encoding Rep family protein; protein product: MKLKICELVINSDKINKTKIENILELKKKAIQNYAYILHDKDIYQNEKEATLNGKNIGDLKKPHWHIYLRFNYAHDTKHISQWFNTQDNFVSKIKGRFSDALMYMIHANRSDKHQYDEKAVVSKFDWKSEAQQDIFLREYKIDSRLEEILSKIQSGEIKECNSTNHISIIENNIYSSAIEEAVKYRNNTLKGMDRQMECVFITGLSGCGKTTLAKKIAKNKKYQTYISSGSNDVLDDYSRGEECIILDDLRSNCLGLSDLLKMLDNNTSSSVKSRYKNKVLECKLIIITTVKSIDDFFEDIFKKDESIIQLKRRCKLHIKIDSKYIYSSIWNPLEMKYDLIDKKPNNLLNEFQLKTLSKKEAKEFIKQITNTDDI